The Panacibacter microcysteis genome includes a window with the following:
- a CDS encoding response regulator gives MNDTKPQVLLIDDDQVYLFAATKTIEATGMASSVEVCTNGLDALEYLNRIIGSGGKLPDVIFIDINMPVMDGWEFLEEYKSVSVKIPGSIKIYILSSSVDKNDIMRSKEYQSVVDYVVKPVYKEKFSEILQAAFN, from the coding sequence ATGAACGATACCAAACCACAGGTTTTATTGATAGATGATGACCAGGTTTATTTATTCGCAGCTACCAAAACTATTGAAGCAACAGGCATGGCATCGAGCGTGGAAGTTTGCACCAACGGGTTAGATGCGCTTGAATACCTCAACAGGATCATTGGTTCCGGCGGAAAATTACCAGATGTTATTTTTATTGACATCAATATGCCGGTTATGGATGGCTGGGAATTCCTGGAAGAATACAAATCGGTATCGGTAAAAATACCGGGCAGCATTAAGATCTATATTCTAAGTTCTTCGGTTGATAAAAACGACATCATGCGCTCCAAAGAATACCAGAGCGTGGTAGATTACGTGGTAAAACCCGTTTACAAAGAAAAATTCAGCGAAATTTTACAGGCTGCATTTAACTAA
- a CDS encoding regulatory protein RecX translates to MPSLSELQQKLKHYCAYQERSHAEVMQKLYALGAWKRDAEQVVAWLIENDFLNEERFAVSFARGKFRLKKWGKIKIKHELTLKKVSSRNISTALGNIEDQAYQQTLNSLISKKWNSLKTGTAAEKKMKTMRYMLQKGYESILVKPAMNKIAEGKA, encoded by the coding sequence TTGCCATCGTTGAGTGAATTACAACAAAAGCTAAAACACTATTGCGCGTACCAGGAAAGATCTCATGCAGAAGTAATGCAAAAACTATACGCGCTGGGTGCCTGGAAGCGTGATGCAGAACAGGTGGTGGCATGGCTTATTGAAAACGATTTCCTGAATGAAGAACGTTTTGCTGTAAGTTTTGCCAGGGGTAAATTCCGGCTAAAAAAATGGGGAAAGATAAAGATCAAGCACGAGCTTACACTAAAGAAAGTAAGCAGCAGGAACATAAGCACCGCCCTCGGAAATATTGAAGATCAGGCATACCAGCAAACTCTCAACAGCCTTATCAGTAAAAAATGGAACAGTTTAAAAACCGGTACAGCAGCAGAAAAGAAAATGAAAACCATGCGTTACATGCTGCAGAAAGGTTACGAAAGTATACTGGTAAAACCAGCTATGAATAAAATAGCCGAAGGCAAAGCTTAA
- a CDS encoding iron-containing alcohol dehydrogenase family protein — translation MAQFRNFRMVSYVVYGRGSFNQLDEILAPNRKAGAPMIFLVDHFFENKPLVNRIPLRNNDKIIFADVTYEPKTTYVDALAQQLKDEFGTVSGIIGIGGGSVMDLAKAVSLMMNNPGSSADYQGWDLVKNPGVYKAGIPTLSGTGAEVSRTCVLTGPLRKLGMNSDFTPFDQIVLDPELTANAPANQRFYTGMDCYIHCIESLQGTFLNEFSKSYGEKALELCQYVFLEKDTWDEECDDKLMMASYAGGMSIAYSQVGVAHAVSYGLSYLLGTKHGIGNCIVMNHLQDYYPEGVAEFKRMVERNNIDIPTGICSGLTDEQFEAMINVSMGMKPLWENALGKDWEKIMTREKLRALYEQL, via the coding sequence ATGGCACAGTTTCGCAATTTCAGAATGGTTAGTTATGTAGTGTATGGAAGAGGCAGTTTTAACCAGCTGGATGAAATTCTTGCACCGAACCGTAAAGCCGGTGCCCCAATGATTTTTTTGGTAGATCATTTCTTCGAAAATAAACCGCTCGTCAATCGCATACCGCTGAGAAACAACGACAAGATAATTTTTGCCGATGTTACATACGAGCCCAAGACCACTTATGTAGATGCGCTGGCGCAGCAGTTAAAAGATGAATTTGGTACCGTCTCCGGCATTATAGGTATTGGTGGCGGCTCAGTTATGGACCTTGCAAAAGCCGTTTCACTAATGATGAATAATCCCGGTTCTTCCGCAGACTACCAGGGTTGGGATCTTGTAAAAAACCCCGGCGTGTACAAAGCCGGTATTCCTACGCTCAGCGGTACCGGCGCAGAGGTAAGCCGCACATGCGTACTTACCGGCCCTTTAAGAAAGCTGGGTATGAACTCAGATTTTACACCCTTTGACCAGATCGTACTCGATCCTGAACTTACCGCCAATGCGCCGGCCAACCAGCGTTTTTATACCGGTATGGATTGTTATATCCATTGTATAGAAAGCCTGCAGGGCACTTTCCTCAACGAATTCAGCAAAAGCTATGGCGAAAAAGCACTGGAACTTTGCCAGTATGTTTTCCTGGAAAAAGATACGTGGGATGAAGAGTGCGACGATAAATTAATGATGGCCTCTTATGCCGGCGGAATGAGCATTGCATACTCGCAGGTGGGCGTGGCACACGCCGTAAGTTATGGGCTTAGCTACCTGCTCGGCACCAAACACGGCATTGGCAATTGCATTGTAATGAATCATTTGCAGGATTATTACCCCGAGGGCGTAGCAGAATTTAAACGCATGGTAGAACGCAACAATATCGATATTCCTACGGGCATCTGCAGTGGTTTAACAGATGAGCAGTTCGAAGCAATGATCAACGTGTCAATGGGTATGAAACCTTTGTGGGAGAATGCGCTTGGTAAAGACTGGGAAAAGATCATGACAAGAGAAAAACTGAGAGCACTTTACGAACAATTGTAA
- a CDS encoding HNH endonuclease signature motif containing protein, with the protein MVINPAQSRKGVNTSKNEAHVDHIDPKSNGGSGTPNNGQVLCRDCNLKKGATLPPPLPPTPNKFRLSPRLPF; encoded by the coding sequence TTGGTAATAAATCCCGCACAATCAAGAAAAGGGGTTAACACCTCCAAAAACGAAGCTCATGTTGATCACATAGATCCAAAATCAAATGGGGGTAGTGGCACTCCTAATAATGGACAGGTATTGTGTAGAGATTGCAATTTGAAAAAAGGGGCTACCTTACCGCCCCCACTGCCGCCAACACCTAATAAGTTTCGCTTATCACCGCGTTTACCATTTTAA
- the dnaN gene encoding DNA polymerase III subunit beta, translated as MKFIVSASSLLKHLQQISGVISANTVLPILEDFLFDIVDKKLNIVATDLETVMRVQMDVESKTNGKVCIPAKILMDSLKNIADQPLTFNIDKNYTVEITSDNGKYKVMGENPDNFPKEPVADDTNSFTMTSTALLSAISDTLFAVSNDDLRPAMTGVYFELTKDAAQFVATDAHRLVRYKRTDVKCPKTDSFIVPKKPLNLLRNALPDNDDELNITYNNNHLFVTHGSTQLICRLIDARFPDYKVVIPADNPYKLVVNKSDFQSALRRVSVFSNKSTNQVVLSISGSELQLAAQDVDFSFEGTERMNCQYDGEDLQIAFNAKFLIEMLNAAETDEIKIELSTPTKAGIIKPTEQAEGEDLLMLVMPLMLNN; from the coding sequence ATGAAATTTATCGTTTCAGCATCATCGTTGCTAAAGCATTTACAACAGATCAGTGGTGTAATAAGTGCCAATACTGTTTTACCTATACTCGAAGATTTTTTGTTTGATATTGTTGACAAGAAGCTGAATATTGTAGCCACCGACCTGGAAACTGTAATGCGTGTACAGATGGATGTGGAAAGCAAAACAAACGGCAAAGTTTGTATTCCGGCAAAAATATTGATGGATTCTCTGAAGAACATTGCAGACCAGCCGCTTACTTTTAATATCGACAAAAACTATACAGTAGAAATTACAAGCGACAATGGTAAATACAAGGTAATGGGCGAAAACCCTGATAATTTTCCCAAAGAGCCTGTAGCAGATGATACCAACTCTTTTACCATGACAAGCACTGCCTTGCTCAGCGCCATCAGCGATACATTGTTTGCAGTAAGCAACGACGACCTGAGGCCGGCCATGACAGGTGTTTATTTTGAGCTTACCAAAGATGCGGCACAGTTTGTAGCAACCGATGCCCACAGGCTGGTACGCTACAAAAGAACGGATGTAAAATGCCCCAAGACAGACAGTTTTATAGTGCCTAAAAAACCACTCAACCTGCTCAGGAACGCACTGCCAGATAATGACGATGAGCTAAACATAACCTACAACAATAATCACCTGTTTGTTACACATGGATCAACACAATTGATCTGTCGGTTGATAGATGCACGTTTCCCCGATTATAAAGTGGTTATACCTGCTGATAACCCATACAAACTTGTGGTAAACAAATCAGATTTTCAGAGTGCACTGCGCCGTGTAAGTGTGTTCAGTAACAAAAGTACCAACCAGGTTGTGCTCAGCATCAGCGGCAGCGAACTGCAACTGGCCGCGCAGGATGTTGATTTTAGTTTTGAAGGTACCGAGCGTATGAACTGCCAGTACGATGGAGAAGACCTGCAGATTGCCTTCAATGCAAAATTCCTGATTGAAATGCTGAATGCAGCAGAGACTGATGAAATAAAAATCGAACTTTCTACCCCAACAAAAGCAGGCATTATAAAACCAACAGAGCAGGCTGAAGGCGAAGATCTCCTGATGCTCGTAATGCCATTGATGTTGAATAATTAA
- a CDS encoding DUF4265 domain-containing protein, with product MINRQKIFFVQKINENEFEKESLWCIKRGDNYIIDNIPFIAKRISLGDTIKAEYDLEEGVYYFDDFVSVSGNSTVRLYFFKDVILIEDVRKYLNSLGCEGEIFLARKILAINVPSNIDYRVIKQYLDEGELQGKWQYEESCLAHEY from the coding sequence ATGATTAATAGACAAAAAATATTTTTTGTTCAAAAGATAAATGAAAATGAATTTGAGAAAGAAAGCCTCTGGTGTATAAAAAGAGGTGATAATTATATTATTGATAATATCCCTTTTATAGCAAAAAGGATATCGTTAGGGGATACAATAAAAGCTGAATACGATCTTGAAGAAGGTGTTTACTATTTTGATGATTTTGTAAGCGTATCAGGAAATAGCACAGTAAGACTTTACTTTTTTAAAGATGTAATCCTCATTGAAGATGTAAGAAAGTATTTGAATAGTTTGGGGTGTGAGGGCGAGATATTTTTAGCGAGAAAAATATTAGCTATTAATGTTCCGTCTAATATAGATTATAGGGTAATTAAGCAATATTTGGATGAAGGGGAGTTGCAAGGCAAATGGCAATACGAAGAATCATGTTTAGCACACGAATATTAA
- a CDS encoding helix-turn-helix domain-containing protein — MAKTTLGKKLRECREDKGLSQQELAKILKTSHSVIGRYERDEISPTIDAVKKNGGYT, encoded by the coding sequence ATGGCAAAGACAACATTAGGTAAAAAACTAAGGGAGTGCAGGGAGGATAAAGGTTTGTCCCAACAGGAACTGGCGAAGATTTTAAAAACTTCTCACTCTGTTATCGGTCGTTATGAACGTGATGAGATAAGCCCTACCATTGATGCAGTTAAAAAAAATGGCGGCTATACTTGA
- a CDS encoding leucine-rich repeat protein, protein MAIEMIDNCKVYVNGHKYIIINSDHISECMRVFEKHKLDGVAITIYHDYKLPNVDFIKHYPHVKHLSISEGISDITGINVLSDLRSAIISGKNRHMNFSFFPKLEVFNADWSPHFQNMDQCARLQELSLHRYIPKEKNFASISYITHLKKLKITQSNVLDLHGLGGLKELEEIEFHYCARLEKLCCLDKSVHSLKSLIFDHCKGIKNHDYVSFLKQLTILAFNNCGTLPTINFVREMPALQSFRFGQTNIADGDTSPCKNIRYVYFTNKRHFSHRLEDIRAGS, encoded by the coding sequence ATGGCAATTGAAATGATCGATAACTGTAAGGTCTATGTTAATGGGCATAAATACATCATCATCAATTCTGATCACATCTCAGAGTGTATGCGAGTGTTTGAAAAGCATAAGTTAGATGGCGTGGCAATAACAATTTACCATGATTATAAACTGCCAAACGTAGATTTTATAAAGCATTATCCCCATGTAAAGCATTTATCAATATCAGAGGGGATTTCAGATATAACTGGTATCAATGTACTTTCAGACTTGCGTTCAGCAATAATCTCAGGAAAAAACAGACATATGAATTTTTCTTTTTTTCCTAAGTTGGAGGTGTTTAATGCCGACTGGAGCCCACATTTCCAAAACATGGATCAATGCGCCAGATTGCAGGAGCTTTCATTGCATCGTTATATACCTAAAGAAAAAAACTTCGCCAGCATTTCTTATATTACTCATCTTAAGAAATTGAAAATAACACAGTCAAACGTTCTCGATCTACATGGTCTTGGCGGATTAAAAGAGCTTGAAGAAATAGAATTTCATTATTGTGCCAGGTTAGAAAAACTTTGTTGCCTGGATAAAAGTGTGCACTCATTAAAATCATTGATTTTTGATCATTGCAAAGGCATAAAAAACCATGATTATGTTAGCTTCCTAAAGCAACTGACTATCCTGGCTTTCAATAACTGTGGTACGCTTCCCACAATTAATTTTGTAAGAGAAATGCCCGCTCTTCAAAGTTTTAGATTTGGTCAAACCAATATAGCAGATGGAGATACATCTCCATGTAAAAATATCAGGTATGTTTATTTCACCAACAAGCGACATTTTTCACACCGGCTGGAAGATATTCGTGCAGGCTCCTGA
- a CDS encoding UbiX family flavin prenyltransferase: MNKVVVAVSGASGAVYAKVLLDKLLTIKTQWQELGVVMSSNAKEVWRTELSNEDYKNYPVTYFDKHDFSAPFASGSARYNIMIVAPCSMGTLGRIANGISDDLVTRAADVMLKERRKLILMVRDTPYNLIHIRNMETVTLAGGIICPATPSFYHRPQTIEEVALTVVDRVLDIAGFNIATQRWNS; encoded by the coding sequence ATGAATAAAGTTGTTGTAGCTGTCTCCGGGGCCAGTGGCGCTGTATATGCAAAAGTGTTGCTGGACAAACTGCTGACCATCAAAACGCAGTGGCAGGAACTGGGTGTGGTAATGAGCAGTAATGCAAAAGAAGTCTGGAGAACCGAGCTTAGCAATGAAGACTATAAAAACTACCCTGTAACTTATTTCGATAAACACGATTTTTCGGCACCCTTCGCTTCAGGCTCGGCACGCTACAACATAATGATCGTTGCACCTTGCAGCATGGGCACCCTGGGCCGTATTGCAAACGGCATAAGCGACGACCTGGTAACACGTGCCGCTGACGTAATGCTCAAAGAGCGGCGGAAGCTGATACTTATGGTAAGAGATACACCCTATAACCTTATCCATATCAGGAATATGGAAACCGTAACACTTGCGGGTGGTATCATCTGCCCCGCTACGCCTTCTTTTTATCACCGGCCACAAACGATCGAAGAAGTGGCGCTAACCGTTGTAGACCGTGTATTGGACATTGCGGGTTTTAACATTGCCACGCAAAGATGGAATAGCTAA
- a CDS encoding DUF6443 domain-containing protein, which yields MNKSLFLFQILLTWATCSHNVYGQVKPNTLTQPGAGSATLNTLPTPYGSDMPVNFVRVWDAIKPFYYDTAVSSNERTDQQVKQSTQYFDGLGRPLQTVSKGVSPNGFDLVSTVLYDAYGRETFKYLPYVSTSNDGRFKSNPFAEQNTFIKSLYNPANAGAGEKFFYGKTDYEPSPLNRVAGTYAPGNNWVGDAKGVTTAYLVNGLQDSVCIWNIGYAYADVPVFGGYYNEGELFENIITDEDGKKTVEYKNRQGQLLLKKSKSAATSYEGHTGWACTYYVYDDIGNLRFVLQPKATSYLLNNGWLFDNNSWRTSSVARELCFSYEYDAKQRMTIKRIPGAGEILMVYDSRDRLVMTQDSVQRAAGKWLYTDYDLLNRANLTGIWTNASDRAIHQAAAESSLTYPAPSSGYTILTQNYYDDYSWVSGTGLSGVMITTYSNNTNYFQAADNNNFPYPQAIAASYQVRGIATGSKLNVVGTTNYLYTVSYFDDRMRVIETHNTNNIGGKDTTVMQYSYTGQLLRTLVCHGKGGANAQAYKVLTKNVYDNSGRLLQVNKKIANSPEVIIVKNEYNELGQLAQKNIGQKRNSAAINTYTSNNLDSLIFSYNIRGWLRGINKDYARNINGATNWFGEELCYDFGFTSNELNGNIAGIRWRSGSDGQERSYGFTYDNLNRLTKADFTQHVGNNVWDISAGVDFSLKSMSYDLNGNILTLNQKGLKINTSVTIDSLKYNYVANSNRLNYVTDKLNDPAAKLGDFTEVNNNTTQDYWYDGNGNMNKDNNKQISSISYNYLNLPEVITVTGKGTISYTYDAAGNKLKKTTVDNTVTPSKTTVTDYLGLFNYQNDTLQYISHEEGRARTKSNYNKDTVWFDYFEKDHLGNVRVVLTDEIKQDVYPALTLEGTYGSGTAAVDVEKNYYDVNNAFIVANTTATGITAYTNNNGNPPYNNNPNSATGQNSARLYKLNSNTNKTGLGITLKVMTGDRIDVYGKSYWFQNNASGSNANIPLADIITGLLGAPTGAVDGKGATLGLLTGGTMPTSLPSSLLNRTPTAGDLKPNAGINWILFDEQFHYVSYGSSMSGNNGVVKSHNTDLQNIQVTKSGFIYIYVSNQSPVDVFFDNLQVIHTRGPLLETTEYYPFGLNMAGTSSKALNFGEPGNKHKLFGKEIQNKEFNDGSGLEWYDYGMREYNQQIARFFRIDPITEKFYQLSPYQYCSNDPIKNVDLDGAEGLDFRIFNKLVQNTVKNPNGTSAKVLGAVVGVGGSVQGAIQGTGNAIAHPVQTLKGLGNMLSKSPVQNAVDYGVNVSSQYSGSGSDAFTKYAATAHVLTDIGMALSPLKEGSFTKEGTLAKNVFNDLTSINDIGKMGETLTKGVLEKQFKGAEILEQVNMKMDGASMTADFVVVKDGKVVGVFESKVNGSSLSNGQKLFFNDGDAATLLGKNAGALEGTKIDPSTLKTGVYRWDAKTGSFTVQ from the coding sequence ATGAATAAGAGCTTATTCCTTTTTCAAATACTTCTTACCTGGGCTACCTGTTCGCACAATGTTTACGGGCAGGTAAAACCCAATACACTTACGCAACCGGGTGCCGGCTCGGCAACACTAAATACTTTACCAACACCTTACGGAAGTGACATGCCGGTAAACTTTGTGCGGGTCTGGGATGCAATTAAGCCATTTTATTATGATACAGCGGTTAGCTCAAATGAGCGTACCGATCAGCAGGTAAAACAGTCCACCCAGTATTTCGATGGACTGGGCAGGCCTTTACAAACCGTGAGTAAGGGAGTAAGCCCTAACGGCTTCGACCTCGTGTCAACAGTACTTTATGATGCCTACGGCAGAGAAACGTTTAAATATCTACCCTATGTAAGTACATCAAATGATGGAAGATTTAAAAGTAATCCATTTGCTGAGCAAAATACTTTTATCAAAAGTTTATACAACCCGGCAAATGCCGGTGCAGGTGAAAAATTCTTTTATGGAAAAACGGATTACGAACCATCCCCTTTGAACCGCGTAGCCGGAACATATGCACCGGGAAATAATTGGGTAGGAGATGCGAAGGGCGTAACTACTGCGTACCTGGTGAATGGCCTGCAGGATAGTGTTTGTATATGGAATATTGGTTATGCTTACGCTGATGTTCCTGTTTTTGGAGGTTATTACAATGAAGGAGAATTATTTGAAAATATCATCACAGATGAAGATGGTAAAAAAACAGTAGAGTATAAAAACAGGCAGGGGCAGCTATTATTGAAGAAATCAAAGAGTGCCGCTACATCATACGAAGGGCATACAGGTTGGGCGTGCACCTATTACGTATATGACGACATAGGAAATTTGCGATTCGTTCTGCAGCCAAAGGCTACAAGCTACCTGCTGAATAACGGCTGGTTGTTTGACAATAATTCATGGAGAACCTCATCTGTTGCCAGGGAATTATGTTTTAGTTATGAGTATGATGCAAAACAAAGAATGACCATAAAAAGAATACCCGGTGCCGGCGAAATTCTTATGGTATACGACTCACGGGACAGGCTGGTTATGACCCAGGATAGTGTACAAAGAGCCGCAGGTAAATGGCTGTATACAGATTACGATCTGCTGAACCGGGCAAATCTTACAGGTATATGGACAAATGCATCTGACCGGGCTATTCATCAGGCAGCGGCGGAAAGCAGTCTTACCTATCCTGCACCATCTTCCGGCTATACAATACTTACGCAAAATTATTATGATGATTACTCGTGGGTGAGTGGAACAGGGTTATCAGGCGTTATGATAACCACTTATAGCAATAATACAAATTACTTCCAGGCAGCAGATAACAACAATTTTCCTTATCCGCAAGCTATAGCTGCATCTTACCAGGTGCGTGGAATTGCTACGGGGTCAAAACTAAATGTTGTGGGTACAACCAATTACCTGTATACAGTAAGTTATTTTGACGATCGCATGCGTGTTATTGAAACACATAACACCAATAACATTGGTGGAAAGGATACTACCGTGATGCAGTACAGCTATACCGGACAGTTGTTACGAACATTGGTTTGCCATGGCAAAGGTGGGGCTAATGCGCAGGCATATAAAGTGCTCACTAAAAATGTATATGATAATTCAGGCAGACTATTACAGGTCAACAAGAAAATAGCCAACAGCCCTGAGGTTATCATTGTAAAGAACGAGTACAATGAACTGGGGCAACTGGCACAAAAAAATATTGGTCAAAAAAGAAACAGTGCTGCTATCAATACCTACACCAGTAATAATCTTGATTCATTAATCTTCAGCTACAACATCAGGGGTTGGTTAAGAGGTATAAATAAAGATTATGCCAGGAACATAAATGGCGCAACCAACTGGTTTGGAGAGGAACTTTGCTATGATTTTGGATTTACTTCTAATGAGTTGAATGGTAACATTGCCGGTATACGCTGGCGTAGTGGAAGCGATGGCCAGGAAAGATCATATGGTTTTACATACGATAATTTAAACCGGCTTACAAAGGCAGACTTTACACAACATGTTGGCAATAACGTGTGGGATATTAGTGCTGGTGTAGATTTCAGCCTGAAAAGCATGTCGTATGACCTCAATGGCAACATTCTCACCTTAAACCAAAAAGGCTTAAAAATCAATACCTCTGTTACCATTGATAGCCTTAAATACAACTACGTTGCCAACAGCAACAGGCTTAATTATGTTACCGATAAACTAAATGACCCTGCCGCCAAACTGGGAGATTTTACTGAAGTAAACAATAACACCACGCAGGATTATTGGTATGATGGAAACGGTAACATGAATAAGGACAACAACAAGCAGATCAGCAGCATAAGTTATAATTACCTGAACCTGCCGGAAGTAATCACTGTAACAGGAAAAGGAACGATATCCTACACATATGATGCAGCGGGTAATAAACTGAAAAAAACAACTGTTGATAATACTGTTACGCCATCAAAAACAACTGTAACCGACTACCTGGGCTTATTTAATTACCAAAACGACACGCTGCAATACATATCCCATGAAGAAGGCAGGGCAAGAACAAAATCAAATTATAATAAAGACACAGTATGGTTTGATTATTTTGAAAAAGATCATCTTGGAAATGTTCGTGTAGTACTTACAGACGAAATAAAACAGGATGTATATCCGGCCCTTACTCTGGAAGGTACATATGGATCAGGTACTGCAGCTGTAGATGTAGAAAAAAATTACTACGATGTAAACAATGCTTTTATCGTTGCAAACACTACCGCAACCGGTATAACTGCTTATACAAATAACAATGGCAACCCGCCTTATAACAACAACCCCAACAGTGCAACCGGGCAAAACAGTGCCAGGTTGTATAAGTTAAACAGCAACACCAATAAAACCGGTTTGGGTATAACGCTGAAAGTAATGACCGGCGACAGGATAGATGTGTATGGCAAGAGTTACTGGTTTCAGAACAATGCCAGTGGCAGTAATGCCAATATTCCGCTCGCAGATATTATTACGGGGCTGCTTGGTGCGCCAACGGGCGCTGTCGATGGCAAGGGAGCAACCCTTGGATTATTAACGGGCGGCACCATGCCAACCAGCCTGCCTTCCAGCCTGCTGAACAGGACGCCGACGGCAGGCGATTTAAAACCAAATGCGGGTATAAACTGGATATTGTTTGATGAGCAGTTCCACTACGTATCATATGGCAGCAGTATGTCAGGTAATAATGGTGTAGTAAAAAGTCATAACACTGACTTGCAGAATATACAGGTTACAAAAAGTGGATTTATTTATATTTATGTAAGCAACCAGAGCCCGGTTGATGTGTTCTTTGATAACCTGCAGGTGATACATACCAGGGGGCCTTTACTGGAAACAACTGAATATTATCCGTTCGGGTTGAATATGGCGGGGACTAGTTCGAAAGCACTCAACTTCGGAGAGCCTGGAAATAAGCATAAACTTTTTGGAAAGGAAATACAGAATAAAGAATTTAATGACGGTTCTGGTCTTGAATGGTATGATTACGGAATGAGAGAGTACAATCAGCAAATAGCAAGGTTCTTTAGAATTGACCCAATTACCGAAAAGTTCTATCAGTTAAGCCCATATCAATATTGCTCCAACGATCCTATAAAGAATGTTGATTTAGACGGAGCAGAAGGATTGGACTTTAGAATATTTAATAAACTAGTTCAAAATACCGTAAAAAATCCCAATGGTACATCTGCAAAAGTATTGGGTGCGGTTGTGGGTGTAGGGGGATCTGTGCAGGGTGCAATACAAGGTACGGGAAATGCAATTGCGCATCCAGTGCAAACCTTAAAAGGGCTTGGTAACATGCTTTCTAAATCACCTGTACAAAATGCAGTTGATTATGGTGTGAATGTTTCATCTCAGTATAGCGGTTCTGGTAGCGATGCGTTTACCAAGTATGCAGCAACGGCACATGTGCTAACGGATATTGGAATGGCATTATCACCATTGAAAGAAGGCTCCTTTACCAAAGAAGGGACTCTTGCTAAAAATGTATTTAACGACCTCACCTCAATCAACGACATAGGAAAAATGGGTGAAACACTTACCAAAGGTGTTTTAGAAAAACAGTTCAAGGGAGCGGAAATATTAGAGCAGGTAAATATGAAAATGGATGGGGCATCTATGACTGCTGATTTTGTTGTGGTAAAAGATGGTAAAGTAGTTGGTGTGTTTGAATCAAAAGTAAATGGCAGTTCGCTAAGTAACGGACAGAAACTATTTTTCAATGATGGTGATGCGGCAACATTATTGGGTAAGAATGCAGGAGCCCTTGAAGGAACAAAAATTGACCCTTCTACTTTGAAGACAGGGGTTTACAGATGGGATGCTAAAACAGGTTCATTTACAGTTCAATAA